The nucleotide sequence TTTTATCAGTCTTTTTTATGCAACCTAGCTTTTATTTAATTTTTAAATAATTTATCTTGTCTTTTAAAAAAATAAACGAATTTAAATAACCAAAATAATTCATCTAAGGCATCTGGAGTTGACCAACTTTGACTGTGAATCAAAAATTTGGAACAAGAGAAAGTTGCGGCAAAAATGACATGGAACGTAATTTATGATAAAATTTAGTAAATTATCTTTTTTAATATCATCAACCGTCGAGTGGTTTACATACCAAATATTTTAAAAAAAGTAATCAGGTATTCATTTAAGAAAGGTATCTGTGTAATTTTTTGATACCCGAAGATCTGTTATATACTGAACTGAATTTTTAATTCGAGTTTTGCAAATAGACCTTAATAGGGTTATTAAATATATGTAATTGATATCATTATTTTGGCACACTGAATTATTATAAATTGCTTTTGAAGAATATATTTCTAAAGTTTTAGTCAAATTTATCATGGGACCAAGGGGGCTAATGCTGATAACGGTTCTTTACAAGAGATTCTAATCTTATGTTAGATATTCATAGATTAGTTTGTTATTCTGTTTATGATACTATTCAAATACGACCTTATTGAATTTGCAGTTTCATCATTAGTTCAGACCATTAAAAATAATCAGATTATCTTATAAATAACATAATATCAACTGCAATATTATTTGCTATTTGAGACTGCAGCTTTTCTCGTTATCATCTATTGTTGATGGCTTTCAAGGGTTGGGAATCCTTGCTTATAGTTAATTGTTATATTTTCACCCTGTTGATAGGAGCAGTTATCAATGGTTCTGGGCACACCATCCGAAGCTTCTACTATGCAGGTATTACCTTGTTTAATTTGTACTTGGACTGTCTCCTGTATACTCGAACTAAAGAGTTGTGTTAAGGAGCCACCCATAAGCATAAACACGACAATGACGCCAGCTATAATAAAGAGTATTGCAAGCATTTTAGGAGAAAATTCAAAATCCATAAAGATTTGTAATCTATTGTAGAGCTGCTATTATAATGTTCTACAATTCTTCTTACTTGCAAAAATATTCCAAATATAATACAAGTTGATATTATTCAACATCAAGTTTGACATTCAGTTGATAAAGAATAAAAAGATGATTACCTAACCAAATGATGGGAAAAACTATTTTACATTAGCAAGTATATCTGAATTATGAGTCTCGATTCAATTGGAATATCAAATTTGATGAATAAAAAAAGTAGTAGTTGTTGAGCTGCATCTTAATCTGATTACTGTATCAAAAATAATGTCAAATAACGATATTGGCTCAGTGGTTATTGTAGACGATTTAGATACTCGAAAACCAATCGGAATCATTACTGAGAGAGATATAGTTAGAACAATTGGAATGATACAGCCGCATCAGCTGTTAGTTCCTATAAGAGAACATATGAGTCATCCATTGATTACTCTGTCTTTAAATGCAACTGTTTATGATGCAATAAAATAAATGTACGAAAAGATAATTAGAAGAATAATAATTCTTGAAAAAGAGAAATTGGTCGGCATTATTACAGATAAAGACATTTTTAGATCTTTGGTGAATAACAAAGAGTTGCTTTCAACTACACTCGGAGGTCGCCTTCCCATTCCTGAAGATAAATTGAAAGAAGAAATTTCACATTTTTGGTTTGACAATACCTTTATCAATTAAGAAGAGGATTAAGGTATATTATTATGTTAAAGTCAAGGTAAGGATGTTTTATATTTAATAACACATGCTTATGACTTTCTATTAACGGGTGTATGAGATTAAGATCAATCTAATCATAAACCAATCAATCTAAATTCGACCATTGTCTCATTCTAAAACATATTCCAAATGAACTAAACCACAAGATATTTGGATTATTTTTTTGACGTAGAACTAAACACAATAACCAAAGAATGCTCTTTTAGCAAAGCCTCTTTTGATTTTATGTTT is from Candidatus Nitrosocosmicus arcticus and encodes:
- a CDS encoding CBS domain-containing protein, which encodes MKKVVVVELHLNLITVSKIMSNNDIGSVVIVDDLDTRKPIGIITERDIVRTIGMIQPHQLLVPIREHMSHPLITLSLNATVYDAIK
- a CDS encoding CBS domain-containing protein, whose amino-acid sequence is MYEKIIRRIIILEKEKLVGIITDKDIFRSLVNNKELLSTTLGGRLPIPEDKLKEEISHFWFDNTFIN